One Curtobacterium sp. BH-2-1-1 genomic region harbors:
- a CDS encoding carbohydrate ABC transporter permease, whose translation MATTTTESVTTAGSRRRGGAASRLQSGRRGGAGLRTKRSRTDPLFLVFLIPTLLLFTLAITLPAVMGIVLSFTDSVGFGDFRFIGLTNYVAVFSDPAILQAYLFTIGFSLVTVLVVNAVAFLLAIALTSKVRGKITLRAVFVLPMVISGIVIAYVFSFLFANSLPALATTLGFAPLEQSILANPDLAWIAIVVVTAWQAIPSTLLIYIAGVLSIPAEVYEASALDGASAWRQLVSITAPLTAGYILINLVIGFKNFLNSYDIIVGLTDGGPGTSTTSVAMSIFKGFNGGDYAYQMANATIFFVIAVVIAVIQLRATRGKAAL comes from the coding sequence TTGGCCACCACGACCACAGAATCCGTCACGACGGCGGGCAGCCGCCGACGGGGCGGAGCCGCATCGCGCCTCCAGTCCGGACGACGGGGCGGAGCCGGACTGCGCACGAAGCGCAGCCGGACCGACCCGCTCTTCCTGGTCTTCCTGATCCCCACCCTCCTGCTCTTCACCCTGGCGATCACGCTCCCCGCCGTGATGGGCATCGTGCTGAGCTTCACCGACTCCGTCGGCTTCGGTGACTTCCGGTTCATCGGCCTGACGAACTACGTCGCCGTGTTCAGCGACCCGGCGATCCTGCAGGCGTACCTGTTCACGATCGGGTTCTCGCTCGTCACGGTCCTCGTCGTGAACGCGGTCGCGTTCCTGCTCGCGATCGCCCTGACCTCGAAGGTCCGCGGCAAGATCACCCTCCGCGCCGTGTTCGTGCTGCCCATGGTGATCTCCGGCATCGTCATCGCCTACGTGTTCTCGTTCCTGTTCGCGAACAGCCTGCCGGCGCTCGCGACCACGCTCGGCTTCGCGCCGCTCGAGCAGAGCATCCTCGCGAACCCGGACCTGGCGTGGATCGCGATCGTGGTCGTGACCGCGTGGCAGGCGATCCCGTCGACACTGCTCATCTACATCGCCGGCGTGCTCTCGATCCCGGCCGAGGTGTACGAGGCGTCGGCGCTCGACGGCGCGAGCGCCTGGCGGCAGCTCGTGTCGATCACGGCACCGCTCACGGCGGGCTACATCCTCATCAACCTCGTGATCGGGTTCAAGAACTTCCTGAACTCGTACGACATCATCGTCGGCCTCACCGACGGCGGCCCCGGCACCTCGACCACCAGCGTGGCGATGTCGATCTTCAAGGGCTTCAACGGCGGCGACTACGCCTACCAGATGGCGAACGCCACGATCTTCTTCGTCATCGCGGTCGTCATCGCCGTGATCCAGCTGCGGGCGACCCGCGGGAAGGCAGCGCTCTGA
- a CDS encoding ABC transporter substrate-binding protein, translating to MQTHATTRNAAALSRRGFLLGAGGIGAGLALAGCAPLGSSSSRPETITFYVSKPEVIGYFDEVIAKFHDSQSRIRVIRDSTSNMSANFVRNRPPDLGCLNYNYAMVSFVEHGALSDLSDLPERDTINPDLWPLMKQTADYPGRTSVLPYSVTAASVIYNKQIFADQGIDVPTTWSEFRDVCERLTKAGITPMYGTYKDNWTIAQGMFDYSVGGMLDLQQTFAALDREGTKVGTSSSVSFEKDFAAPVDRMVDLLQWHQKGAASRGYGDGNLAFAQGKAAMYLQGPWALGEIAKSNKDIDLGTFPFPATDDAADNKVRVNVDLGLWIPEASRKKEAAREFLSFLMSPAVNDKYNADNNGFGVRKDSPPASNPALRGMQDSYDQAKFSLGASQLIPAEIPVANYLQSIAFGGAPAPQLRTLDGDWARLALRTAA from the coding sequence GTGCAGACACACGCCACCACCAGGAACGCCGCCGCGCTCAGCCGCCGCGGGTTCCTGCTCGGGGCGGGCGGCATCGGAGCGGGCCTGGCCCTCGCCGGGTGTGCCCCGCTCGGTTCCTCGAGCAGCCGCCCCGAGACGATCACGTTCTACGTGTCGAAGCCCGAGGTCATCGGCTACTTCGACGAGGTCATCGCGAAGTTCCACGACAGCCAGTCGAGGATCCGCGTCATCCGCGACTCGACGTCGAACATGTCCGCCAACTTCGTCCGGAACCGACCGCCGGACCTCGGCTGCCTGAACTACAACTACGCGATGGTCTCGTTCGTCGAGCACGGTGCCCTCTCCGACCTGTCGGACCTGCCGGAGAGGGACACGATCAACCCCGACCTGTGGCCGCTCATGAAGCAGACCGCGGACTACCCGGGTCGGACGAGCGTGCTGCCGTACTCGGTGACCGCAGCGTCGGTGATCTACAACAAGCAGATCTTCGCCGACCAGGGCATCGACGTGCCCACCACGTGGAGCGAGTTCAGAGACGTCTGCGAACGACTCACCAAGGCCGGCATCACCCCCATGTACGGCACCTACAAGGACAACTGGACGATCGCCCAGGGCATGTTCGACTACTCGGTGGGCGGGATGCTCGACCTGCAGCAGACCTTCGCGGCACTCGACCGCGAGGGCACGAAGGTGGGCACGAGCTCGAGCGTCTCGTTCGAGAAGGACTTCGCCGCCCCCGTCGACCGCATGGTGGACCTCCTGCAGTGGCACCAGAAGGGCGCGGCGAGCCGCGGGTACGGCGACGGCAACCTCGCGTTCGCGCAGGGGAAGGCCGCGATGTACCTGCAGGGGCCGTGGGCGCTCGGTGAGATCGCGAAGTCGAACAAGGACATCGACCTCGGCACGTTCCCGTTCCCGGCGACCGACGACGCCGCCGACAACAAGGTGCGCGTGAACGTCGACCTCGGCCTCTGGATCCCGGAGGCGTCCCGCAAGAAGGAGGCGGCGCGCGAATTCCTGTCGTTCCTGATGAGCCCCGCCGTGAACGACAAGTACAACGCCGACAACAACGGTTTCGGCGTCCGGAAGGACTCGCCACCCGCATCGAACCCCGCGCTCCGCGGCATGCAGGACTCCTACGACCAGGCGAAGTTCTCCCTGGGCGCCTCGCAGCTCATCCCCGCCGAGATCCCGGTGGCGAACTACCTGCAGTCCATCGCCTTCGGCGGTGCCCCCGCTCCCCAACTCCGCACCCTCGACGGCGACTGGGCGCGTCTCGCGCTCCGTACGGCCGCGTAA
- a CDS encoding ROK family protein — MPPPRGTSAETLLAYAFSVRAFTATEAIDTTGLTRSTVLAACEELVRLGWVRELDDARAAGEYRIGRPARRYELDTAGGVVVGIDAGQHRVTVLVADLRGTVLGRAEGALGDSGLDVPVRLGVVGETVAAALLDAGVDPLRVLVSVVGIPAPVDAGGASPGDGGFWDRMNPGFADAVPGHRVVVENDANLAALAERPSSGDASFAALLSGERFGSGLVVDGVLLRGAHGGAGEMRVLDLVEGVGSSDGIGATARRLVAEALAAGDVPPDSPLAADADASVLFRAAHDGDPVALGIVDRLGDRLARVCVLLVSLLDIDRVVVAGAIAEPAGAVIDRARAWLDGAGFDPVPEIVASTLGADVVVLGAVAHAVDAVRAAPLSFALTTRPAVPAL; from the coding sequence ATGCCGCCGCCCCGTGGAACGAGCGCAGAGACGCTGCTCGCGTACGCCTTCTCCGTGCGCGCGTTCACCGCGACCGAGGCGATCGACACGACCGGCCTGACCCGTTCGACCGTCCTCGCCGCGTGCGAGGAGCTCGTCCGCCTCGGTTGGGTCCGCGAACTCGACGACGCCCGGGCCGCGGGGGAGTACCGCATCGGCCGACCGGCGCGCCGGTACGAGCTCGACACCGCCGGCGGCGTGGTCGTCGGCATCGACGCCGGGCAGCACCGGGTGACCGTGCTCGTCGCCGATCTGCGCGGCACCGTGCTCGGCCGTGCCGAAGGGGCACTCGGCGACTCCGGTCTCGACGTCCCGGTCCGGCTCGGGGTCGTCGGCGAGACCGTCGCCGCCGCACTCCTCGACGCCGGGGTCGACCCGCTGCGGGTGCTCGTGTCCGTCGTCGGCATCCCCGCCCCCGTGGACGCCGGCGGCGCGTCACCCGGCGACGGCGGGTTCTGGGACCGGATGAACCCGGGCTTCGCCGACGCCGTCCCGGGGCACCGGGTCGTGGTCGAGAACGACGCCAACCTCGCCGCGCTCGCCGAACGGCCCTCCTCGGGCGACGCCTCGTTCGCAGCGCTGCTGTCCGGCGAGCGGTTCGGCAGCGGACTCGTCGTCGACGGGGTCCTGCTCCGGGGTGCCCACGGCGGCGCGGGGGAGATGCGCGTGCTCGACCTCGTCGAGGGTGTCGGGTCGTCCGACGGCATCGGTGCCACCGCCCGCCGGCTCGTCGCCGAAGCGCTCGCCGCGGGCGACGTCCCGCCGGACAGCCCCCTCGCCGCGGACGCCGACGCCTCCGTCCTGTTCCGCGCGGCGCACGACGGGGACCCGGTCGCCCTCGGCATCGTCGACCGCCTGGGGGACCGGTTGGCCCGCGTCTGCGTCCTGCTCGTCAGCCTGCTCGACATCGATCGCGTGGTCGTCGCGGGGGCCATCGCCGAGCCCGCCGGTGCCGTGATCGACCGGGCGCGGGCCTGGCTCGACGGCGCGGGGTTCGACCCGGTCCCCGAGATCGTCGCGTCGACGCTGGGTGCCGACGTCGTGGTGCTCGGTGCGGTCGCGCACGCGGTCGACGCGGTCCGGGCGGCGCCGCTGTCCTTCGCCCTGACGACACGCCCGGCTGTCCCCGCGCTGTGA
- a CDS encoding RNA polymerase sigma factor, translating into MDRSREPDTALVRAAGNGDRAAGVALFDRYVATVTRYAWALVPSRQDVEEVVQDTFVTLWRRAASIELPDESILPWLLVVSRNHAANLRRTHQRHQGDELPDDLPAPVEDDDARDRLRWVRAEIDALSPIDRQVCELCLIDGRSYAEAATALGLSVGAVRQRVARSRARIKKAVTHDEL; encoded by the coding sequence ATGGACCGATCACGAGAACCGGACACAGCACTGGTCCGGGCGGCGGGGAACGGCGACCGGGCAGCGGGCGTCGCGCTCTTCGACCGCTACGTGGCGACGGTGACCCGGTACGCCTGGGCGCTCGTCCCGTCGCGCCAGGACGTCGAGGAGGTCGTCCAGGACACGTTCGTGACGCTCTGGCGACGGGCGGCTTCCATCGAGCTCCCCGACGAATCGATCCTGCCGTGGCTGCTGGTGGTCAGCCGCAACCACGCGGCGAACCTCCGGCGCACGCACCAGCGGCACCAGGGCGACGAACTGCCGGACGACCTGCCGGCACCGGTCGAGGACGACGACGCCCGAGACCGGCTGCGCTGGGTCAGAGCCGAGATCGACGCGCTCTCGCCGATCGACCGGCAGGTGTGCGAGCTGTGCCTCATCGACGGCCGTTCGTACGCCGAAGCCGCGACTGCGCTCGGATTGAGCGTCGGAGCGGTCAGACAGCGGGTCGCGCGATCGCGGGCCCGGATCAAGAAGGCGGTGACGCACGATGAGCTCTGA
- a CDS encoding alpha-hydroxy acid oxidase has product MQFKKPSLPGRRQRLESALTIWDLRDIAARRTPKAAFDYTEGAAEAEISLARARQAFEDIEFTPAILRDVSKVDTSRDVLGAPVAYPFGIAPTGFTRMMQTEGERAGARAAGRAGIPFSLSTMGTTAIEDVRDANPSGRNWFQLYMWKDREKSMALVSRAEKAGFDTLLVTVDVPVAGARLRDKRNGFSIPPQLSARTVLNAIPRPWWWFDFLTTEPLAFASLDRWSGTVGELLDHMFDPTVTYEDLEWIRSQWKGKVVVKGVQSLADAKRLADMGVDGITLSNHGGRQLDRAPVPFHLLPPVVREVGKDTEVHLDTGIMSGADIVAAVALGAKFTMVGRAYLYGLMAGGEAGVDRMIQILSEQIERTMRLLGVASLDELEPGHVTQLQRLTPVPRG; this is encoded by the coding sequence ATGCAGTTCAAGAAGCCGTCGCTGCCGGGTCGGCGACAGCGTCTCGAGTCGGCGCTGACGATCTGGGACCTGCGCGACATCGCCGCCCGACGCACGCCGAAGGCCGCGTTCGACTACACCGAGGGCGCCGCCGAGGCCGAGATCTCCCTCGCCCGTGCCCGCCAGGCGTTCGAGGACATCGAGTTCACCCCCGCGATCCTGCGCGACGTCTCGAAGGTCGACACGTCGCGCGACGTGCTCGGTGCGCCCGTCGCATACCCGTTCGGCATCGCCCCGACCGGTTTCACGCGCATGATGCAGACCGAGGGCGAGCGCGCCGGAGCCCGGGCAGCAGGCCGCGCCGGCATCCCGTTCTCGCTCTCCACGATGGGGACCACCGCGATCGAGGACGTCCGCGACGCCAACCCGTCGGGCCGCAACTGGTTCCAGCTCTACATGTGGAAGGACCGCGAGAAGTCGATGGCGCTCGTCTCCCGCGCCGAGAAGGCCGGGTTCGACACGCTGCTCGTCACCGTGGACGTGCCCGTCGCCGGTGCTCGGCTGCGGGACAAGCGCAACGGGTTCTCCATCCCGCCGCAGCTGAGCGCCCGCACCGTGCTGAACGCGATCCCGCGGCCCTGGTGGTGGTTCGACTTCCTCACCACCGAGCCGTTGGCGTTCGCGTCGCTCGACCGCTGGTCCGGCACCGTCGGCGAGCTCCTCGACCACATGTTCGACCCGACCGTCACCTACGAGGACCTCGAGTGGATCCGGTCGCAGTGGAAGGGCAAGGTCGTCGTCAAGGGCGTGCAGTCACTGGCGGACGCGAAGCGCCTCGCTGACATGGGCGTCGACGGGATCACGCTGTCGAACCACGGCGGCCGGCAGCTCGACCGTGCTCCCGTCCCGTTCCACCTGCTCCCCCCCGTCGTCCGCGAGGTCGGCAAGGACACCGAGGTGCACCTCGACACGGGCATCATGTCCGGCGCCGACATCGTCGCCGCGGTGGCCCTCGGCGCGAAGTTCACGATGGTCGGTCGGGCGTACCTGTACGGCCTGATGGCGGGTGGCGAGGCCGGGGTCGACCGGATGATCCAGATCCTGTCCGAGCAGATCGAGCGGACGATGCGGCTGCTCGGGGTGGCCTCGCTCGACGAGCTCGAGCCGGGGCACGTGACGCAGTTGCAGCGGTTGACGCCGGTCCCGCGGGGCTGA
- a CDS encoding rhamnulokinase family protein, with protein MTNSGSVAAVDLGATSGRVIVGHVDTDGVRMEHVARFPNGPVALHEGDREALHWDVVELYRQVTAGLGDAFARTPDIASIGIDSWAVDYGLLRGGRLLGLPSHYRDARHDGGVATVHERLSAAELYARNGLQHLPFNTLFQFAADPSLQLAQRALLVPDLLGYWLTGVEAAERTNASTTGVLNATTRGWDPALRAAARLPSGLLPTLRDPGDRLGPLLPAVAEAVGGTAPVTLVGSHDTASAVVAVPATDPDFAYISSGTWSLVGVELDAPVLSDAAREANCTNEGGVDGRVRFLKNVSGLWLLSESVRTWERGGERVDLEALLASAADVTAPVPVFDVADDTFTAPGDMPARIAAWCGAHGLAAPASRAETVRSILESLASAYASTLETIVAVTGRDVRQVHVVGGGSQNRLLCQLTADRTGLPVLAGPVEATALGNVLVQARAVGLGGLGGASLEALRSTIARSVEPVRYTPRADHSPHRSTPRRRMSV; from the coding sequence GTGACGAACAGCGGCAGCGTCGCCGCGGTCGACCTCGGTGCCACGAGCGGGCGGGTGATCGTCGGCCACGTCGACACCGACGGCGTCCGGATGGAGCACGTCGCCCGGTTCCCCAACGGTCCGGTCGCGCTCCACGAGGGCGACCGCGAAGCGCTGCACTGGGACGTCGTCGAGCTGTACCGGCAGGTCACCGCGGGCCTCGGCGACGCCTTCGCCCGGACCCCGGACATCGCCAGCATCGGCATCGACTCGTGGGCGGTCGACTACGGTCTGCTCCGTGGCGGGCGGCTGCTCGGGCTGCCGTCCCACTACCGCGACGCACGACACGACGGCGGCGTCGCGACCGTGCACGAGCGACTCTCCGCCGCCGAGCTGTACGCCCGGAACGGCCTGCAACACCTGCCGTTCAACACCCTGTTCCAGTTCGCCGCCGACCCGTCCCTGCAGCTCGCGCAACGGGCGCTGCTCGTGCCCGACCTGCTCGGCTACTGGCTGACCGGCGTCGAGGCGGCCGAGCGCACGAACGCCTCGACGACCGGGGTCCTGAACGCGACCACCCGCGGGTGGGACCCGGCGTTGCGGGCTGCTGCGCGCCTCCCGAGCGGACTCCTGCCCACCCTGCGCGACCCGGGCGACCGACTCGGTCCCCTGCTGCCCGCCGTCGCCGAGGCGGTCGGCGGCACCGCGCCGGTCACGCTCGTCGGCTCCCACGACACGGCCTCGGCCGTGGTGGCGGTACCGGCCACCGACCCGGACTTCGCGTACATCTCGTCCGGCACCTGGTCGCTCGTCGGCGTCGAGCTCGACGCACCCGTCCTGTCGGACGCGGCTCGCGAGGCCAACTGCACCAACGAGGGCGGCGTCGACGGACGCGTCCGGTTCCTGAAGAACGTGTCCGGACTGTGGCTGCTCTCCGAGAGCGTCCGCACGTGGGAGCGTGGTGGCGAGCGCGTCGACCTGGAGGCGCTGCTCGCCTCCGCAGCGGACGTCACCGCCCCGGTCCCCGTCTTCGACGTCGCGGACGACACGTTCACCGCGCCGGGTGACATGCCGGCACGGATCGCCGCCTGGTGCGGTGCACACGGACTCGCCGCCCCGGCATCGCGGGCCGAGACCGTACGGTCGATCCTCGAATCGCTCGCCTCGGCGTACGCCTCGACCCTCGAGACGATCGTCGCCGTCACGGGCCGAGACGTCCGACAGGTGCACGTCGTCGGCGGAGGATCGCAGAACCGGCTCCTCTGCCAGCTCACCGCCGACCGCACCGGGCTCCCCGTGCTCGCCGGGCCGGTCGAGGCGACCGCGCTCGGCAACGTCCTCGTGCAGGCGCGGGCGGTCGGGCTCGGCGGCCTGGGTGGCGCCTCGCTCGAGGCCCTGCGCTCGACGATCGCCCGTTCCGTCGAACCCGTGCGCTACACCCCGCGAGCCGACCATTCCCCCCACCGATCCACCCCGAGACGTAGGATGTCTGTATGA
- a CDS encoding bifunctional aldolase/short-chain dehydrogenase: MTSTGLEARVDPATHGTDADTTISALVARSNALGSDPRITNYAGGNTSAKGTDTDPVTGEPVELLWVKGSGGDLGTLTPAGLAVLRVDRVRALQDVYPGVEREDEMVAAFDHTLFGRGGAAPSIDTAMHALVDAAHVDHLHPDAGIAIATAADGPALTEQVFGDKVVWVPWRRPGFQLGLDIAAVKRNHPAAIGTILGGHGITAWGDTSAEAEANSRWIIDTAESFIAEHGKDQPFGPVRRGFEALPTDERRARAAALAPTIRGIAGHDKPVVGSFTDSPAVLDFLASSRAEELAALGTSCPDHFLRTKVKPLILDLPATASVEEQTARLHELHEQYRVDYQAYYDRHADETSPAIRGADPLIVLVPGIGMFSYGKDAQTARVAGEFYVNAINVMRGAESLSTYAPIDEAEKFRIEYWALEEAKLQRMPAPKKLATRIALVTGAASGIGKAIAKRLAAEGAAVVIADLDLAKAQEAAAEIGNTDTAIGVAANVTDAGAIDHAIEQTLLHFGGLDLVVNNAGLSLSKSLLETTEQDWDLQHDVMAKGSFLVSKAAAKVLIEQGLGGDIVYISSKNSVFAGPNNIAYSATKADQAHQVRLLAAELGEHGVRVNGINPDGVVRGSGIFASGWGANRAKTYGIEEQDLGKFYAQRTILKREVVPENVANAVYAICTDDFSHTTGLHVPVDAGVAAAFLR; this comes from the coding sequence ATGACAAGCACAGGACTGGAGGCCCGGGTGGACCCCGCAACGCACGGCACCGACGCAGACACGACGATCAGTGCGCTCGTCGCACGTTCGAACGCGCTCGGCTCGGATCCGCGGATCACGAACTACGCGGGCGGCAACACCTCCGCCAAGGGCACCGACACCGACCCCGTCACGGGCGAACCGGTGGAGCTGCTCTGGGTGAAGGGCTCCGGCGGCGACCTCGGCACCCTCACCCCGGCGGGCCTCGCAGTCCTGCGCGTCGACCGCGTCCGCGCCCTGCAGGACGTCTACCCCGGCGTGGAGCGCGAGGACGAGATGGTCGCCGCGTTCGACCACACCCTGTTCGGTCGCGGTGGGGCAGCACCCTCCATCGACACCGCGATGCACGCCCTCGTCGACGCCGCGCACGTCGACCACCTGCACCCCGACGCCGGCATCGCCATCGCGACCGCCGCCGACGGCCCGGCCCTGACCGAGCAGGTCTTCGGCGACAAGGTGGTCTGGGTGCCGTGGCGCCGACCGGGGTTCCAGCTCGGGCTCGACATCGCGGCGGTCAAGCGGAACCACCCCGCGGCGATCGGCACGATCCTCGGCGGCCACGGCATCACCGCCTGGGGCGACACCAGCGCCGAGGCCGAGGCGAACTCCCGCTGGATCATCGACACCGCAGAATCATTCATCGCCGAACACGGGAAGGACCAGCCGTTCGGCCCCGTCCGCCGAGGCTTCGAGGCGCTGCCGACGGACGAACGCCGCGCGCGCGCCGCAGCCCTCGCCCCGACGATCCGGGGCATCGCCGGGCACGACAAGCCCGTCGTCGGCAGCTTCACCGACAGCCCGGCGGTGCTCGACTTCCTCGCGTCGTCACGGGCAGAGGAGCTCGCGGCCCTCGGGACGAGCTGCCCGGACCACTTCCTCCGCACCAAGGTGAAGCCGCTCATCCTCGACCTGCCCGCCACGGCATCGGTCGAGGAGCAGACCGCCCGCCTGCACGAGCTCCACGAGCAGTACCGCGTCGACTACCAGGCCTACTACGACCGGCACGCCGACGAGACGAGCCCGGCGATCCGCGGCGCCGACCCGCTCATCGTGCTCGTCCCGGGCATCGGCATGTTCTCCTACGGCAAGGACGCCCAGACCGCCCGCGTCGCCGGCGAGTTCTACGTGAACGCGATCAACGTCATGCGGGGCGCGGAGTCCCTCAGCACCTACGCCCCCATCGACGAGGCCGAGAAGTTCCGCATCGAGTACTGGGCCCTCGAGGAGGCGAAGCTCCAGCGGATGCCCGCACCGAAGAAGCTCGCCACGCGCATCGCCCTCGTCACCGGAGCCGCGAGCGGCATCGGCAAGGCCATCGCGAAGCGCCTGGCGGCCGAGGGCGCCGCGGTCGTCATCGCGGACCTCGACCTCGCCAAGGCGCAGGAGGCCGCGGCCGAGATCGGGAACACCGACACGGCGATCGGCGTCGCCGCGAACGTGACGGACGCCGGCGCGATCGACCACGCGATCGAGCAGACGCTCCTGCACTTCGGCGGCCTCGACCTCGTCGTGAACAACGCCGGGCTGAGCCTCAGCAAGAGCCTGCTCGAGACCACCGAGCAGGACTGGGACCTGCAGCACGACGTCATGGCGAAGGGCTCGTTCCTGGTGTCGAAGGCGGCCGCGAAGGTCCTCATCGAGCAGGGCCTCGGCGGCGACATCGTGTACATCTCGTCGAAGAACTCGGTGTTCGCCGGTCCGAACAACATCGCCTACTCGGCGACCAAGGCCGACCAGGCGCACCAGGTCCGGCTGCTGGCGGCCGAACTCGGTGAGCACGGGGTGCGCGTCAACGGCATCAACCCCGACGGTGTCGTCCGTGGCTCGGGCATCTTCGCGTCCGGCTGGGGTGCGAACCGGGCGAAGACGTACGGCATCGAGGAGCAGGACCTCGGCAAGTTCTACGCCCAGCGCACGATCCTCAAGCGCGAGGTCGTGCCCGAGAACGTCGCCAACGCCGTCTACGCCATCTGCACCGACGACTTCTCGCACACGACCGGCCTGCACGTCCCCGTCGACGCCGGTGTCGCGGCCGCGTTCCTGCGCTGA
- the rhaI gene encoding L-rhamnose isomerase, protein MTSASFSSVAGQLARQAIELPSWAFGNSGTRFKVFGTPGTPRDPYEKIADAAQVHRYTGLAPTVALHIPWDLVDDFADLKRHAEEHGVSLGTVNSNTFQDDDYKFGALTHVDETIRQKAIDHHLRCIDVMDATGSRDLKIWLAEGSNYPGQEDMRSRQDRLHDSLTTIYDRLGPDQRLVLEYKFFEPSFYHTDVPDWGTSYVQTAALGDKAMVCLDTGHHAPGTNIEFIVMQLLRLGKLGSFDFNSRFYADDDLIVGAADPFQLFRILVEVIRGGGYDNPDVAFMLDQCHNIEDKIPGQIRSVLNVQEMTARALLLDRVALTAAQEAHDVLGANEIFMDAYQTDVRADLAAWRESRGLPANPMHAYLDSGYQRQIAEDRVGGVQAGWGA, encoded by the coding sequence ATGACATCAGCGAGCTTCAGCTCCGTCGCCGGCCAGCTGGCCCGGCAGGCGATCGAGCTCCCGAGCTGGGCGTTCGGCAACTCCGGCACCCGCTTCAAGGTGTTCGGGACCCCCGGCACCCCGCGCGACCCCTACGAGAAGATCGCCGACGCTGCCCAGGTCCACCGGTACACCGGGCTCGCACCGACCGTCGCGCTCCACATCCCGTGGGACCTCGTCGACGACTTCGCCGACCTGAAGCGCCACGCAGAAGAGCACGGCGTCTCCCTCGGCACCGTCAACTCGAACACCTTCCAGGACGACGACTACAAGTTCGGCGCCCTGACCCACGTCGACGAGACGATCCGGCAGAAGGCGATCGACCACCACCTGCGCTGCATCGACGTGATGGACGCCACGGGTTCCCGCGACCTGAAGATCTGGCTCGCGGAGGGCTCCAACTACCCCGGCCAGGAGGACATGCGCTCCCGCCAGGACCGCCTCCACGACTCGCTGACCACGATCTACGACCGCCTCGGCCCGGACCAGCGCCTCGTGCTCGAGTACAAGTTCTTCGAGCCGTCGTTCTACCACACGGACGTCCCGGACTGGGGCACGAGCTACGTGCAGACGGCGGCGCTCGGCGACAAGGCGATGGTCTGCCTCGACACCGGCCACCACGCCCCCGGCACGAACATCGAGTTCATCGTCATGCAGCTCCTGCGCCTCGGCAAGCTCGGCAGCTTCGACTTCAACTCGCGCTTCTACGCCGACGACGACCTCATCGTGGGCGCCGCCGACCCGTTCCAGTTGTTCCGCATCCTCGTCGAGGTCATCCGCGGCGGCGGCTACGACAACCCCGACGTCGCGTTCATGCTCGACCAGTGCCACAACATCGAGGACAAGATCCCCGGGCAGATCCGCTCGGTGCTCAACGTCCAGGAGATGACGGCCCGAGCACTGCTCCTCGACCGCGTCGCACTGACCGCCGCACAGGAGGCGCACGACGTCCTCGGCGCGAACGAGATCTTCATGGACGCGTACCAGACCGACGTCCGGGCCGACCTCGCCGCGTGGCGCGAGTCCCGCGGTCTCCCCGCGAACCCGATGCACGCATACCTCGACTCCGGCTACCAGCGGCAGATCGCCGAGGACCGGGTCGGCGGCGTCCAGGCCGGCTGGGGCGCGTAG